From Camelina sativa cultivar DH55 chromosome 20, Cs, whole genome shotgun sequence, the proteins below share one genomic window:
- the LOC104770560 gene encoding volume-regulated anion channel subunit LRRC8E-like codes for MNSLTVEQVLKEKKTHDPDSVKELNLGHKALTDVSCLSKFKNLEKLDLRFNNLKDLQGLKSCVNLKWLSVVENKLQSLSGIEALTKLTVLNAGKNKLKSMNEVSSLVNLGALILNDNEISSICKLDQLKDLNSLVLSRNPISEIGDSLSKSKKLTKISLSNCKIKAIGASLKSCSDLKELRLAHNEIKALPAELAVNKRLLNLDVGNNMITKLSGLEVLGTLSCLRNLNIRGNLISDNDKSAKQVIKLLPSSVNVFNAQPLDKISRKGKHIRLDTDDETFDAHHNKSTEEEQSREDRKSKKSSKRNKSEDEEEEANNDNDDHKSKKKKSKSNPHVDQVETERKEEPKKKNTSSNKFDDDATEKKQKKAIPKEELDAIDDAETSFAEIFARDDVSKGSSGDNIEKKKERSSAQETGLVKVIENNNRNKKKQTEKNQSKKSVVIDLPMEVEIGLGGESKWE; via the exons ATGAATTCGTTAACAGTTGAACAAGTcctcaaagagaagaagacccATGACCCAGATTCCGTAAAGGAACTTAACCTTGGCCACAAAGCTCTCACCGAT GTGTCTTGTTTGAGCAAATTCAAAAACTTGGAGAAGCTTGACCTTCGTTTCAACAACCTCAAGGATCTTCAG GGACTCAAGTCTTGTGTGAATTTGAAGTGGCTTTCAgttgtggaaaataaattgCAAAGCTTAAGTGGAATCGAAGCACTAACTAAGCTTACA GTGCTAAATGCTGGAAAGAATAAGCTCAAATCCATGAATGAGGTATCTTCTCTTGTCAATTTGGGAGCCTTGATTTTGAACG ACAATGAAATCTCCTCCATTTGTAAGCTAGATCAACTGAAAGACTTAAACAGTCTCG TTCTTTCTAGGAACCCGATCAGTGAAATCGGTGACTCGCTTTCAAAGTCGAAAAAACTCACTAAA ATTTCTTTATCCAACTGCAAGATAAAAGCTATTGGCGCTTCCCTCAAGTCATGCTCTGATTTGAAAGAGCTACGACTCGCCCACAATGAGATTAAG GCTCTTCCGGCTGAACTAGCTGTCAACAAAAGACTACTGAATTTGGATGTGGGAAACAACATGATCACGAAACTCTCTGGTTTAGAG GTTTTGGGGACATTATCTTGCTTACGAAACTTGAATATTCGAGGAAACCTGATCTCGGATAACGATAAGTCAGCTAAGCAG GTGATAAAGTTGCTCCCCTCTTCAGTGAATGTATTCAACGCTCAACCACTAGATAAAATCTCAAGGAAGGGAAAGCATATCCGGCTTGATACCGATGATGAAACCTTTGATGCTCATCACAACAAATCgacagaagaagaacaatccAGAGAAGATAGAAAAAGCAAGAAGAGCTCCAAGAGAAACAAGtcagaagacgaagaagaagaagccaacaatgataatgatgatcacaagagcaagaagaagaagtctaagAGCAACCCACATGTAGATCaagttgaaacagagagaaaagaagaaccTAAAAAGAAGAATACCTCAAGTAACaaatttgatgatgatgctactgagaagaaacagaaaaaggcTATTCCAAAGGAGGAACTCGATGCTATCGATGATGCAGAAACCTCTTTCGCAGAAATCTTTGCCCGGGACGATGTGTCAAAGGGTTCTTCTGGAGACAatattgagaagaagaaggagagaagcagCGCGCAAGAGACAGGTCTAGTGAAAGTGATAGAGAACAACAATAGgaataagaagaagcaaacagaAAAGAACCAAAGCAAGAAGAGTGTAGTGATTGATCTTCCCATGGAAGTTGAGATCGGGTTGGGAGGAGAGTCAAAGTGGGAATAA
- the LOC104770561 gene encoding ruvB-like protein 1, with protein sequence MDKVKIEEIQSTAKKQRIATHTHIKGLGLEPTGIPITLAAGFVGQLEAREAAGLVVDMIKQKKMAGKALLLAGPPGTGKTALALGISQELGSKVPFCPMVGSEVYSSEVKKTEVLMENFRRAIGLRIKETKEVYEGEVTELTPEETESLTGGYGKSISHVIIALKTVKGTKQLKLDPTIYDALIKEKVAVGDVIYIEANSGAVKRVGRSDAFATEFDLEAEEYVPLPKGEVHKKKEIVQDVTLQDLDAANARPQGGQDILSLMGQMMKPRKTEITDKLRQEINKVVNRYIDEGVAELVPGVLFIDEVHMLDMECFSYLNRALESSLSPIVIFATNRGVCNVRGTDMPSPHGVPIDLLDRLVIIRTQIYNPSEMIQIIAIRAQVEELTVDEECLVLLGDIGQRTSLRHAVQLLSPASIVAKMNGRDNICKADIEEVTSLYLDAKSSAKLLHEQQEKYIS encoded by the exons ATGGATAAAGTAAAGATTGAAGAGATTCAGTCCACCGCTAAGAAGCAGCGTATTGCTACTCACACCCATATCAAAGGCCTTGGCCTcgag CCAACCGGTATCCCTATAACATTGGCGGCTGGATTTGTTGGTCAACTTGAGGCTAGAGAGGCAGCTGGTCTTGTAGTGGACATGATTAAGCAGAAGAAAATGGCGGGCAAGGCTCTTTTGCTTGCTGGACCTCCTGGAACCGGCAAAACAGCATTGGCTCTTGGAATTTCCCAAGAGCTGGGAAGTAAG GTTCCATTCTGTCCAATGGTTGGATCTGAGGTTTACTCATCAGAGGTTAAGAAAACAGAGGTTCTCATGGAGAACTTTAGACGTGCCATTGGTCTACGTATCAAGGAAACCAAAGAAGTCTATGAAGGAGAG GTCACCGAGCTAACACCAGAAGAAACTGAAAGCCTCACTGGCGGCTATGGTAAAAGCATCAGCCATGTTATCATCGCACTCAAGACAGTCAAAGGAACCAAACAATTGAAGTTGGATCCCACTATATACGATGCCTTGATTAAGGAAAAG GTGGCGGTTGGTGATGTTATATATATCGAAGCAAACAGTGGAGCTGTCAAACGAGTAGGTAGAAGTGATGCTTTTGCCACTGAGTTTGATCTGGAAGCAGAAGAATATGTTCCGCTACCCAAAGGAGAGgttcacaaaaagaaagagatagtGCAG GATGTCACACTCCAAGATCTGGATGCAGCAAATGCTCGACCTCAAGGTGGTCAGGATATACTTTCTCTGATGGGCCAGATGATGAAACCCCGGAAGACTGAGATCACTGATAAGCTTCGGCAAGAAATTAACAAG GTTGTGAACCGTTATATAGATGAAGGCGTGGCTGAACTTGTTCCAGGTGTCCTATTTATCgatgag GTTCATATGCTTGATATGGAGTGCTTTTCGTACTTAAACCGTGCTCTTGAGAGCTCATTATCTCCGATAGTGATATTTGCAACAAATAGAGGTGTCTGCAACGTAAG AGGAACTGATATGCCCAGTCCCCATGGAGTCCCTATTGACCTGTTGGATCGGTTGGTCATAATCCGGACTCAAATCTATAATCCCTCTGAAATGATACAG ATTATAGCCATTCGTGCGCAAGTGGAAGAATTAACTGTGGATGAAGAATGCTTGGTTCTGCTTGGTGACATTGGGCAAAGAACCTCACTAAG GCATGCGGTGCAGCTTCTTTCTCCTGCCAGCATCGTAGCGAAAATGAATGGACGTGACAATATTTGCAAG GCTGATATAGAGGAAGTAACATCACTCTACCTGGATGCCAAATCTTCAGCAAAGCTATTGCATGAGCAACAAGAAAAATACATCTCATGA
- the LOC104770559 gene encoding uncharacterized protein At5g41620-like — translation MERKRGCKIRKRGGSSSSSSSIARQNRLKRAIFSGKRTAQDDGGGDGGDGTPVKSITTAKTPVLLSFSPEELPPEHQFLKSSVSARKLAATLWEINDGTDPPPLLNSNKDCLESKKPSKNRAKRPTEFSSIDFPLKSSDPISRLSSERIDLHEEDIVRKRSTNPQKLELIEYITIGTNSVKTRFKNVSDGLTMSKELVKVLKRIGELGDDHKTANKRINSALLCELDRARSSLKHLMSEFDAEQDEKRRLIERLQEEAAIERKLRRQTEKMNRRLGRELAEAKERERKMKEEMEREKRAKDVLEEVCDELAKGIGDDKKEMEKEREMMHIADVLREERVQMKLTEARFEFEEKHAAVERIKKELRRVFDGEEGNVSSSEIRRVLEIIDGSGSDDDDEESDLKSIELNMESGSKWGYVDRRRESGSGDDPVEKRSVIVENGERDESLKTLRDYIVSNVRCIGPSSPEQWNHRNLPSSEFV, via the exons atGGAACGGAAGAGAGGTTGTAAGATCAGGAAGAGAGgtggttcttcctcttcttcttcttctattgctCGTCAAAACCGTTTGAAACGCGCAATTTTCTCCGGGAAAAGAACAGCTCAAGATGACGGTGGCGGCGATGGCGGCGATGGAACTCCAGTCAAGTCCATCACCACCGCTAAAACTCCTGTGCTCTTATCTTTCTCCCCGGAAGAACTTCCTCCAGAACATCAGTTTCTGAAAAGCAGCGTCTCCGCGAGAAAGCTAGCCGCGACTCTGTGGGAGATCAACGACGGCACAGACCCTCCTCCTCTTCTAAACTCCAATAAAGACTGCTTGGAAAGCAAGAAACCGTCAAAAAACAGAGCGAAGAGACCAACAGAGTTCTCTTCCATTGATTTCCCGCTAAAATCATCCGATCCGATTTCTCGACTGAGCTCAGAG AGAATAGATCTCCACGAAGAAGATATAGTTCGTAAAAGATCAACAAATCCTCAGAAGCTAGAACTAATCGAATACATTACCATCGGCACAAACTCG GTGAAAACTCGTTTTAAGAATGTCAGCGACGGTTTAACGATGTCTAAAGAACTCGTAAAGGTTTTAAAACGTATCGGTGAGCTCGGAGATGATCACAAGACAGCAAACAAACGCATAAACTCTGCTCTGTTATGCGAACTAGACAGAGCAAGATCTTCTTTAAAGCATCTGATGAGTGAATTCGATGCAGAGCAAGATGAGAAGCGGAGATTGATAGAGAGGCTACAAGAAGAAGCGGCGATTGAGAGAAAGCTCCGGCGACAAACGGAGAAGATGAACAGGAGACTAGGGAGAGAGCTAGCGGAGgctaaagaaagagagaggaagatgaaagaggagatggagagagagaagagagctaaAGACGTTCTTGAAGAGGTTTGCGATGAGCTAGCGAAAGGTATCGGAGATGATAAGAAGgaaatggagaaagagagagagatgatgcaTATAGCTGATGTTTTGAGGGAAGAGAGAGTTCAGATGAAGCTAACGGAGGCGAGGTTTGAGTTCGAGGAGAAACACGCCGCCGTGGAGCGGATAAAGAAGGAGCTCCGGCGGGTTTTTGATGGTGAAGAAGGGAATGTGTCATCGTCGGAGATCCGTAGGGTTTTGGAGATTATTGATGGTTCtggttctgatgatgatgatgaggagagTGATCTTAAGTCGATAGAGTTGAATATGGAGAGTGGAAGTAAGTGGGGTTATGTTGATCGCCGGAGAGAAAGTGGCTCCGGCGATGATCCTGTGGAGAAGAGATCAGTGATCGTTGAGaatggagagagagatgaatcaTTAAAGACTCTGAGAGATTACATTGTTTCGAATGTGAGATGTATCGGTCCTTCATCGCCGGAGCAGTGGAATCATCGGAATTTACCAAGCTCTGAGTTTGTGTAA
- the LOC104770558 gene encoding bifunctional nitrilase/nitrile hydratase NIT4-like isoform X2 has translation MTSQQEMSLVTAASPVNVDQIFPEVDMSTAADSSSLFVRATVVQASTVFYDTPATLDKAERLLAEAADNGSQLVVFPEAFIGGYPRGSSFELAIGARTAKGRDDFRKYHASAIDVPGPEVERLGEMAKKYKVFLVMGVIEREGYTLYCTVLFFDSQGEFLGKHRKLMPTALERCIWGFGDGSTIPVFDTPIGKIGAAICWENRMPSLRTAMYAKGIEIYCAPTADARETWQASMTHIALEGGCFVLSANQFCLRKDYPPPPDYLFSGSEDSLTPDSVVCAGGSSIISPLGIVLAGPNYEGEGLITADLDLGDIARAKFDFDVVGHYSRPEVFSLNIREHPRKAVSFLTTTKKVTKDESVSK, from the exons ATGACCAGTCAGCAAGAAATGTCTCTCGTCACGGCGGCTTCTCCTGTCAACGTCGATCAAATCTTCCCCGAAGTTGACATGTCCACCGCCGCCGACTCCTCCTCCCTCTTCGTACGAGCTACCGTCGTCCAAGCTTCCACCGTCTTCTACGACACTCCCGCCACACTAG ATAAGGCGGAGAGATTGCTTGCTGAGGCGGCGGACAATGGTTCACAGCTCGTGGTGTTCCCGGAGGCTTTTATCGGCGGTTATCCTCGTGGCTCTAGCTTCGAATTGGCGATTGGTGCTCGAACTGCTAAAGGAAGAGATGACTTTCGCAAATACCATGCTTCCGCCATTGATGTTcctg GTCCTGAAGTGGAACGATTGGGGGAAATGGCCAAGAAGTATAAAGTATTCTTGGTGATGGGTGTGATAGAGAGGGAAGGCTATACGTTATACTGCActgttcttttctttgattcacAAGGTGAGTTCTTGGGTAAGCATCGGAAACTCATGCCTACAGCTCTGGAACGTTGCATCTGGGGGTTTGGAGATGGATCAACCATCCCTGTTTTCGATACTCCCATTGGGAAGATCGGTGCTGCTATTTGTTGGGAAAATAGGATGCCGTCTTTAAGAACCGCAATGTATGCCAAAG GTATTGAGATTTATTGTGCACCTACTGCTGATGCTAGAGAAACTTGGCAAGCATCGATGACTCACATTGCTCTTGAGGGtggatgttttgttttgtcggCTAACCAATTTTGCCTTCGGAAAGATTATCCTCCTCCACCGGATTACTTGTTTTCCGGTTCAGAAGATAGCTTAACTCCGGACTCTGTTGTCTGCGCCGGTGGGAGCTCCATCATTTCACCTTTGGGAATTGTTCTAGCTGGACCAAACTACGAAGGAGAGGGTCTTATCACAGCTGATCTAG ATCTTGGGGACATAGCAAGAGCCAAGTTTGATTTCGATGTGGTTGGGCATTACTCGAGGCCTGAAGTGTTTAGCTTGAACATAAGGGAACATCCGAGAAAAGCTGTCAGCTTCTTGACGACGACTAAAAAGGTAACGAAAGATGAATCCGTCAGTAAATAA
- the LOC104772441 gene encoding F-box/kelch-repeat protein At3g16740-like: MEYALDKALKEISIDDDDDDKPKDHAVFTHISDLPSDIEEEVLSRVPMESTYLKSFTATVYSYASLKAETTTHLGGLLFGTLIWDKQGGSNQAILTTNMRCTVYALGYDKEKKHKVLRFVTRYDQSGNRICESEMYKLNSNASWKVIDGFAPDWRIPSSHRGLSLKGNTYWYAQEKFPFYEKISPNHPDFLLSFDFTTERFGPRLPLPFHARLIDIVTFSSVRVEQLVVLFQEHRAPLVKIWISNKIEPNQVSWNFLFLAVDVEPIIRFRFRFSFTKCPVSFFVDEEKKVAVILDRKTGRSSTSHTAHITGNNFYEKVVLGESTAYGCDPSMVPYVPSLVKICKAP; encoded by the exons ATGGAGTACGCTCTTGACAAGGCGTTAAAGGAGATAtcgattgatgatgatgatgatgacaaacCAAAGGATCACGCAGTCTTTACACATATATCTGATCTTCCAAGTGATATAGAGGAGGAGGTGCTCTCTAGGGTTCCG ATGGAGTCGACATATCTCAAGTCATTCACTGCGACGGTTTATTCTTATGCATCTCTAAAGGCAGAGACGACGACTCACCTGGGCGGCTTGTTGTTTGGAACCCTTATTTGGGACAAACAAGGTGGATCGAACCAAGCAATTCTTACCACAAATATGAGGTGTACCGTGTACGCTCTTGGATACgacaaggagaagaagcatAAAGTTTTGAGATTTGTGACTCGGTACGACCAGAGTGGCAACCGAATTTGTGAGAGTGAGATGTACAAATTAAACTCTAATGCATCGTGGAAGGTCATCGATGGTTTCGCTCCGGACTGGCGTATTCCGTCTTCTCATCGTGGCTTGTCTCTAAAGGGCAACACTTACTGGTATGCCCAAGAGAAGTTCccattttatgaaaaaatatcacCAAATCACCCTGATTTCCTACTCTCCTTTGATTTCACAAcggagagatttggaccgcgTTTGCCTCTACCTTTTCATGCTCGCCTTATAGATATTGTGACTTTTTCTAGTGTCAGAGTTGAGCAGCTTGTGGTGTTATTTCAGGAACATCGTGCACCCCTCGTCAAGATATGGATTAGTAATAAGATTGAGCCCAATCAAGTGTCGTGGAATTTTTTGTTCTTAGCTGTTGATGTGGAACCAATCATTCGTTTTCGGTTTcgtttttcttttactaaatgTCCTGTGAGTTTCTTTGTTGACGAGGAGAAAAAGGTTGCAGTGATTCTTGATAGAAAAACAGGTCGATCTTCCACCAGCCACACTGCTCACATCACTGGAAATAATTTCTACGAAAAAGTTGTTCTTGGCGAATCTACGGCCTATGGGTGTGACCCATCTATGGTCCCTTATGTTCCAAGCTTAGTGAAAATTTGTAAAGCACCCTAA
- the LOC104770562 gene encoding uncharacterized protein LOC104770562, with product METLSIPAASWFSGGAVPPPQVRISPTYHLRKPPNKNIARLSAINAASRSVSELVVEEDVLQMFLKDREENGDFISKVSDRLWLRDILESIDLSSNRASSSTPGLDTQESSIDGVDEDDESGFLKLKPTQEWIGWESDSAPINKKALAKALQDDSERRKKFNLLKYEALKRELMYLSIVIGTGGSGYCLLALSAQAAVSYAVGVLFSCLYLQLLYGYADGVSREAVPDIFRKRKSKKIGIRSEDLEDFVERTLRGSGMALSSPRLVIPAAIYGLWVLSHKYFQNDLFDFQIVPAMVGLFVYKAAALVQVYRDNQDLQFIFPDDY from the exons ATGGAGACTCTCTCGATTCCCGCCGCTTCTTGGTTTTCCGGCGGCGCTGTTCCTCCACCACAGGTGAGAATTTCTCCGACGTATCACCTTCGGAAACCACCGAACAAGAATATCGCACGTTTGTCCGCCATTAACGCCGCTTCTCGCTCTG TGAGTGAGCTAGTAGTGGAGGAGGATGTGTTGCAAATGTTCTTGAAAGACAGAGAAGAGAATGGAGATTTCATTTCTAAGGTTTCTGATAGGCTCTGGTTAAGGGACATTCTCGAATCTATTGATCTTAGTTCTAATAGAGCTTCCTCTTCAACTCCTGGACTTGATACTCAG GAGAGCTCAATTGATGGCGTagatgaggatgatgaaagTGGTTTCTTGAAACTTAAACCAACCCAAGAATGGATTGGTTGGGAAAGTGATTCGGCCCCTATAAACAAGAAAGCTCTAGCTAAG GCACTACAGGATGACAGCGAGAGAAGGAAGAAATTTAACTTGCTGAAATATGAAGCT CTGAAGCGTGAGCTTATGTACTTGTCAATTGTAATTGGAACCGGGGGCAGCGGATATTGCTTACTAGCTTTATCAGCCCAG GCTGCGGTCAGTTATGCAGTTGGAGTTCTTTTCAG TTGTTTGTACCTTCAGCTTTTGTATGGATACGCTGATGGTGTTTCACGTGAAGCAGTTCCTGATATCTTCCGGAAGAGAAAGTCTAAAAA GATTGGAATTAGAAGTGAAGACCTTGAGGACTTTGTAGAGAGGACCCTCAGGGGCAGTGGCATGGCTCTCTCTTCTCCACGCCTGGTGATTCCAGCTGCAATTTATGGTTTGTGGGTACTCTCACACAAGTATTTCCAGAATGACTTGTTCGACTTCCAG ATAGTTCCAGCCATGGTTGGTTTGTTTGTATACAAAGCCGCAGCTCTGGTTCAAGTGTACAGAGACAACCAAGATCTTCAGTTCATCTTCCCAGATGACTACTAA
- the LOC109124457 gene encoding mitochondrial fission protein ELM1, whose protein sequence is MRPILLPDPPSLSTGVPDIFEQGGPQNVVRRAVVIGNGFPGSENQCIGLVRALGLAENHLLYRVTRPKGGLNEWLHWLPVGFHKNLDFILRHIYLYSRLMLGSKQSKYITSVPSENGGSVGLASILEADVKSIVNMARQTYEKEGPLVVIACGRDTISIASSIRRLASENVFVVQIQHPRSHLNRFDMVITPRHDYYPLTPEAQEQVPKFMRRWITPREPPQDHVVLTTGALHQIDYALLRKAASAWHDEFAALPKPLVVVNIGWPRSNCRYGADVAKQLTDSILDVLATCGSVRISLSYKTPAKVSRVIFKELGDNPKVYIWNGQEPNPYMGHLAWGDAFVVTADSVSLISEACSTGKPVYVVGTDHCKWKIADFQKSLRERGVVRPFTGFEDMSVSWSYPPLNDTAEAATRVRRELAARGWSLRLEFYTLLCCNIYLRNQNLSKAGETEA, encoded by the exons ATGAGGCCAATCCTATTGCCGGATCCACCCAGTCTATCAACCGGCGTACCTGATATTTTCGAACAAGGCGGACCCCAGAACGTCGTCAGACGCGCCGTCGTCATCGGTAACGGTTTCCCTGGCTCCGAGAATCAGTGTATCGGTCTCGTTCGTGCCCTCGGCTTGGCCGAAAATCACCTACTCTAC CGAGTGACAAGGCCTAAAGGAGGGCTAAATGAGTGGCTGCATTGGCTTCCAGTTGGGTTTCACAAGAATTTGGACTTTATCCTCAGGCATATTTACCTCTACTCCAGGTTGATGCTTGGATCCAAACAAAGTAAATACATCACATCTGTACCCTCGGAGAATGGTGGTAGTGTAGGTTTGGCCTCTATTCTTGAGGCTGATGTGAAGAGCATTGTAAATATGGCTCGTCAAACCTATGAAAA GGAAGGCCCGTTGGTAGTGATTGCATGTGGAAGAGATACAATTTCTATTGCTAGCTCGATAAGGCGTTTGGCTTCTGAAAACGTCTTCGTTGTTCAG ATACAACATCCTAGATCACATTTAAATAGGTTTGACATGGTGATCACGCCTCGTCATGACTACTACCCTCTAACGCCTGAAGCACAAGAGCAGGTTCCTAAATTCATGCGGAGGTGGATCACTCCACGTGAACCTCCTCAGGATCATGTA GTCTTGACTACAGGAGCTCTACACCAGATCGATTATGCCTTACTCCGTAAAGCAGCTAGTGCCTGGCATGATGAATTTGCTGCTCTTCCAAAGCCGTTAGTTGTGGTCAACATCGGCTGGCCTAGAA GTAACTGTCGGTATGGAGCAGACGTCGCAAAGCAGCTAACAGACTCCATTCTTGATGTCCTTGCTACCTGTGGAAGTGTCAGAATTTCTCTTTCCTACAAAACCCCTGCAAAG GTTTCAAGAGTAATCTTCAAAGAACTTGGAGATAACCCAAAAGTTTACATATGGAATGGCCAAG AACCAAATCCGTACATGGGACATCTAGCTTGGGGTGATGCGTTTGTGGTGACAGCAGATTCTGTCAGTCTGATCAGCGAAGCCTGTAGCACCGG AAAACCAGTGTATGTTGTTGGAACCGATCACTGTAAATGGAAGATTGCAGATTTCCAAAAGTCTTTGAGGGAGCGAGGAGTTGTCCGCCCATTTACAGGTTTCGAAGAT ATGTCGGTAAGTTGGAGTTATCCGCCATTGAATGACACAGCAGAGGCAGCTACAAGAGTACGGCGTGAATTGGCTGCACGCGGATGGAGTTTACGGCTTGAATTTTATACTCTTCTTTGCTGTAACATTTATTTGCGGAATCAAAATTTGTCCAAAGCTGGAGAAACAGAAGCCTGA
- the LOC104770557 gene encoding uncharacterized protein LOC104770557 produces MSVVAPKPLSPLKPCLPIPRPLPNLPCKLRRGFVRASSSFLVDDSVSGLERCLQLPTGVELRPSSSGSFSASTQMCLMMKGNFGSVGAVTLEKGKLDMTLKISETSPEDYERSIRGKFKTGMARCGGRPIGAVR; encoded by the exons ATG AGCGTCGTTGCTCCCAAACCCTTATCTCCACTCAAACCCTGTTTACCTATCCCTCGTCCACTACCCAATCTGCCTTGTAAGCTCCGTCGTGGCTTCGTTAGGGCTTCCTCCTCTTTTCTTGTTGATGATTCAGTTTCGGGTCTTGAGCGCTGCTTACAATTGCCTACGGGAGTTGAGTTACGCCCTTCTTCCTCTGGTTCCTTCTCTGCTAGTACTCAGATGTGTCTTATGATGAAAGGCAATTTTGGTTCCGTAGGAGCTGTTACTTTGGAAAAGGGGAAGCTTGATATGACCCTGAAGATATCTGAGACCAGCCCTGAG GATTATGAACGTTCAATTAGGGGAAAATTCAAGACAGGCATGGCTAGGTGTGGAGGCAGACCCATTGGCGCAGTCAGATGA
- the LOC104770558 gene encoding bifunctional nitrilase/nitrile hydratase NIT4-like isoform X1: protein MTSQQEMSLVTAASPVNVDQIFPEVDMSTAADSSSLFVRATVVQASTVFYDTPATLDKAERLLAEAADNGSQLVVFPEAFIGGYPRGSSFELAIGARTAKGRDDFRKYHASAIDVPGPEVERLGEMAKKYKVFLVMGVIEREGYTLYCTVLFFDSQGEFLGKHRKLMPTALERCIWGFGDGSTIPVFDTPIGKIGAAICWENRMPSLRTAMYAKGIEIYCAPTADARETWQASMTHIALEGGCFVLSANQFCLRKDYPPPPDYLFSGSEDSLTPDSVVCAGGSSIISPLGIVLAGPNYEGEGLITADLDLGDIARAKFDFDVVGHYSRPEVFSLNIREHPRKAVSFLTTTKKVTKDESVSK, encoded by the exons ATGACCAGTCAGCAAGAAATGTCTCTCGTCACGGCGGCTTCTCCTGTCAACGTCGATCAAATCTTCCCCGAAGTTGACATGTCCACCGCCGCCGACTCCTCCTCCCTCTTCGTACGAGCTACCGTCGTCCAAGCTTCCACCGTCTTCTACGACACTCCCGCCACACTAG ATAAGGCGGAGAGATTGCTTGCTGAGGCGGCGGACAATGGTTCACAGCTCGTGGTGTTCCCGGAGGCTTTTATCGGCGGTTATCCTCGTGGCTCTAGCTTCGAATTGGCGATTGGTGCTCGAACTGCTAAAGGAAGAGATGACTTTCGCAAATACCATGCTTCCGCCATTGATGTTcctg GTCCTGAAGTGGAACGATTGGGGGAAATGGCCAAGAAGTATAAAGTATTCTTGGTGATGGGTGTGATAGAGAGGGAAGGCTATACGTTATACTGCActgttcttttctttgattcacAAGGTGAGTTCTTGGGTAAGCATCGGAAACTCATGCCTACAGCTCTGGAACGTTGCATCTGGGGGTTTGGAGATGGATCAACCATCCCTGTTTTCGATACTCCCATTGGGAAGATCGGTGCTGCTATTTGTTGGGAAAATAGGATGCCGTCTTTAAGAACCGCAATGTATGCCAAAG GTATTGAGATTTATTGTGCACCTACTGCTGATGCTAGAGAAACTTGGCAAGCATCGATGACTCAC ATTGCTCTTGAGGGtggatgttttgttttgtcggCTAACCAATTTTGCCTTCGGAAAGATTATCCTCCTCCACCGGATTACTTGTTTTCCGGTTCAGAAGATAGCTTAACTCCGGACTCTGTTGTCTGCGCCGGTGGGAGCTCCATCATTTCACCTTTGGGAATTGTTCTAGCTGGACCAAACTACGAAGGAGAGGGTCTTATCACAGCTGATCTAG ATCTTGGGGACATAGCAAGAGCCAAGTTTGATTTCGATGTGGTTGGGCATTACTCGAGGCCTGAAGTGTTTAGCTTGAACATAAGGGAACATCCGAGAAAAGCTGTCAGCTTCTTGACGACGACTAAAAAGGTAACGAAAGATGAATCCGTCAGTAAATAA